A genomic stretch from Anopheles nili chromosome X, idAnoNiliSN_F5_01, whole genome shotgun sequence includes:
- the LOC128728594 gene encoding uncharacterized protein LOC128728594, with translation MSKGETLLPMELEDTRRAMRNERKMLQITFVEEFTATLLVTPPTDESLSQFEQLLNDDRLRRLEELVEEMKLWDIATTIPEPKSFLYYAHQQPVLVKMLENSVTLQPYLERYIERFHAENECIEPRYSAQRPDRQVSNAPIHYAINQLNGDLLEWLLARPATDVNLRNSFKQTALAVLCERYDSCLPKTPRSDRPDDLLQRIQALITRLLQAGADFNICSLQLKLPFELLLKHCESDDKTRTFVEDCVRLARGALAVSSTKEHNKRMVGFYNSNVDVRLTEELLEIFLRFKDQENFISKMACFEIDDSNTKKVIRLLLHTALDQRLPDCVLQILKKADQYIFKMNEVPRRLCRGVSNDGRPGQIERQKCLILKHRVELKGLLKKACLMADLSIVQLLVSKISDLVMLNDDPLLALTLTRAYDYKRRIEDRNALLACAEYLASQHTIHMTKTDNSGNTPLHLALKYGFDSVALTLLKQPYAFLGQRNRDNLTPLDYGTYAFWKSYLDHCIEVDVERSAEDRNVLRFNLNGFEPPKPSKWAQAGPASPKDSTWQLVQRAGAVRTKPRRFTRTITEMTVLRQIAHSKELKRLLIHPVIYTFIMVKWTRLCHWNYLNLVLTALTIIFFGSFSLTACSSSGPNEWLRGFSALGAVFVLVRELLQLLFLRKSYLSFDNVLDLVNVVAMSAVLVNGCNGLVSSFTVISLAMQLTFLLGSLQSNSLATMMYMFKTVSQNFLKSFLLFLPLICSFIYAFHLTYNESPAEVDDRNACHGDGCEEAYFNHFHTLWNATVKTLVMTTGEFEAAAIDFTGGKVLLFVVFLFFAPIVILNLINGLAVSDIAAIRDESELISIGKKVMLLERYERGMADVYPAWLQGCLPKPFFTEHYCRINVKTKEFRKIEVHKRETETKSTPATAQTQAAKPGGRSKKAKVVTQTFSKFPWLPTGDWSDVIVNLRCFRLTMFMRLDQSILTEALAIIEKRQPMIGMTAVSATPTSTPTMEPVMEPLLNKASARQQRGASVLPVGRRMDMSQRGDVHRELQELRVEMRKIMAMLERKEQLGKRMTISSGKSSKRKTHKSLRKRLRKAAAEDRMSDQFS, from the exons ATGTCGAAAG GTGAGACATTGCTGCCGATGGAGCTGGAAGACACCCGGCGTGCAATGCGTAACGAGCGCAAAATGTTACAG ATCACGTTCGTGGAAGAATTTACGGCCACCTTGCTCGTGACGCCTCCAACCGATGAGAGTCTGTCCCAGTTCGAACAGCTGTTGAACGATGATCGGCTGCGCCGGTTAGAGGAGCTAGTAGAGGAGATGAAGCTGTGGGACATCGCCACCACGATCCCGGAACCCAAGAGTTTCCTGTACTACGCGCATCAACAACCTGTGCTGGTGAAGATGCTCGAGAACAGTGTCACGCTTCAGCCCTATTTGGAGCGGTACATCGAGCGTTTCCATGCAGAGAACGAG TGTATCGAACCGCGGTACAGCGCGCAACGCCCGGACAGGCAGGTCTCCAACGCTCCTATCCACTACGCTATCAACCAGCTGAATGGGGACTTGCTCGAGTGGTTGCTCGCACGACCTGCCACCGACGTCAACCTTCGCAACAGCTTCAAACAAACGGCTCTGGCCGTACTGTGCGAGCGGTACGATTCCTGCCTGCCCAAAACCCCGAGGTCTGATCGGCCCGACGACCTCCTCCAGCGGATACAGGCATTGATAACGCGTCTACTGCAGGCCGGCGCAGACTTCAACATTTGTAGCCTACAGCTTAAGCTTCCCTTTGAGCTGCTACTCAAACACTGCGAGTCCGATGACAAGACGAGGACGTTTGTGGAAGATTGCGTCCGTCTGGCTCGGGGTGCTCTAGCGGTTAGCAGTACCAAAGAACACAATAAACGGATGGTCGGCTTCTACAACAGCAACGTGGACGTGCGACTAACCGAGGAGCTACTCGAGATTTTCCTGCGCTTCAAGGATCAAGAAAACTTTATCTCAAAAATGGCTTGCTTTGAAATCGACGATAGCAACACGAAGAAGGTGATTAGACTGCTGCTGCATACGGCCCTCGATCAACGGCTACCCGACTGTGTGTTGCAGATCCTAAAGAAAGCTGATCAGTACATCTTTAAGATGAACGAAGTACCTCGTCGGCTCTGTCGAGGAGTGTCCAACGATGGACGGCCAGGACAGATCGAGCGGCAGAAATGCTTGATCCTGAAGCACCGTGTTGAGCTGAAAGGGTTGCTGAAAAAAGCGTGCCTTATGGCTGACCTGTCAATCGTTCAGTTACTGGTATCGAAGATCTCGGATTTAGTGATGCTAAACGACGACCCACTGCTGGCACTCACGCTTACCAGGGCGTATGATTACAAGCGGCGTATTGAGGATCGAAACGCGTTGTTAGCCTGTGCAGAGTATCTCGCCTCTCAGCACACAATTCACATGACGAAAACGGACAATTCCGGCAACACCCCGCTACACCTAGCACTCAAGTATGGTTTCGATTCCGTAGCGTTGACGCTGCTCAAGCAGCCCTACGCCTTCTTAGGCCAGCGGAACCGAGACAACCTTACACCGCTCGATTACGGTACGTACGCGTTCTGGAAGTCGTACCTCGATCACTGCATCGAGGTGGACGTCGAGCGATCGGCGGAAGATCGCAATGTGTTGCGCTTTAACCTCAATGGCTTTGAGCCTCCAAAACCGAGCAAATGGGCGCAGGCTGGTCCAGCTAGTCCGAAGGATAGCACTTGGCAGCTGGTACAGCGTGCTGGAGCCGTTCGCACAAAGCCACGACGGTTCACTCGCACTATCACCGAGATGACGGTGTTACGCCAGATCGCACACTCGAAGGAGTTGAAGCGGTTGTTGATTCACCCGGTCATTTACACGTTCATCATGGTGAAGTGGACACGGCTCTGTCACTGGAACTATCTCAATCTCGTGCTAACTGCGCTGACGATTATCTTCTTCGGTAGCTTCTCACTGACAGCCTGCTCGAGTTCCGGTCCCAACGAGTGGTTGCGAGGATTCAGCGCTCTCGGAGCGGTGTTCGTGCTCGTCCGGGAACTACTGCAGCTGCTGTTCCTGCGCAAGTCGTACCTGTCGTTCGATAATGTGCTTGATCTCGTGAATGTCGTCGCAATGAGTGCGGTGCTGGTGAACGGCTGCAATGGGTTGGTGTCGTCGTTCACCGTAATCAGCTTAGCCATGCAGCTCACCTTTCTACTCGGTTCACTGCAGTCGAACAGCCTGGCGACGATGATGTACATGTTCAAGACGGTGTCACAGAACTTCCTCAAGAGCTTTCTGCTCTTTTTGCCCCTGATCTGCTCGTTCATTTACGCGTTTCACCTCACGTACAATGAGTCACCAGCTGAGGTTGATGATCGGAATGCGTGTCATGGTGATGGGTGTGAGGAGGCGTACTTTAACCACTTCCACACGTTATGGAACGCTACCGTCAAGACGCTCGTGATGACGACGGGCGAGTTTGAGGCAGCTGCCATCGATTTCACCGGCGGCAAGGTGCTGCTGTTCGTTGTGTTCCTGTTCTTCGCACCGATTGTCATCCTCAACTTGATCAACGGTTTGGCAGTTAGCGACATCGCCGCTATTCGAGATGAGTCGGAGCTGATCAGCATCGGGAAGAAAGTGATGTTGTTAGAGCGGTACGAGCGAGGTATGGCAGACGTTTACCCTGCCTGGCTGCAGGGCTGCTTACCGAAGCCGTTCTTTACTGAGCATTACTGCCGTATTAACGTCAAGACGAAGGAGTTCCGCAAGATCGAGGTCCACAAGCgagaaacggaaacgaaatcaACGCCAGCTACCGCTCAGACTCAGGCTGCTAAGCCCGGCGGGCGatcaaaaaaagcgaaagttgTCACGCAAACCTTCAGCAAGTTTCCTTGGCTGCCTACCGGCGATTGGTCGGATGTGATCGTCAACTTGAGGTGCTTCCGACTCACGATGTTCATGCGCTTGGACCAGTCCATTCTAACTGAGGCACTCGCCATCATCGAGAAACGCCAGCCAATGATCGGCATGACTGCTGTGAGCGCTACCCCAACCAGTACACCGACCATGGAACCGGTAATGGAACCCCTGCTGAACAAGGCATCTGCACGACAGCAACGTGGGGCTTCGGTGTTGCCTGTTGGGCGGCGCATGGATATGTCTCAGCGTGGAGACGTTCATCGGGAACTGCAGGAGCTTCGGGTGGAAATGCGCAAAATAATGGCCATGTTGGAGCGCAAGGAGCAGCTCGGAAAGCGCATGACGATTTCGAGTGGGAAATCGTCCAAACGCAAGACCCACAAAAGCCTTAGGAAGCGTCTAAGGAAGGCGGCCGCCGAAGATAGAATGAGCGACCAGTTTTCGTGA